A part of Desulfomicrobium baculatum DSM 4028 genomic DNA contains:
- a CDS encoding cytidine deaminase, with protein sequence MSVHDSGQGLGAAIAQRLLEEARLAAGYAYAPYSNFRVGAAVLGGNGTIYTGVNVENASLGLGTCAERVALASAIADGERTIVALAVSCVDAPADSPPAQRMPCGACLQWIQELAPQAEIFILGENQSFQIHDLLPVAFSLRGE encoded by the coding sequence ATGAGCGTACATGATTCCGGGCAAGGCCTGGGCGCGGCCATTGCCCAACGGTTGCTCGAAGAGGCGCGGTTGGCGGCTGGGTACGCCTACGCGCCGTATTCGAATTTCCGGGTCGGGGCGGCCGTGCTGGGGGGCAATGGGACGATATACACAGGCGTGAACGTCGAGAACGCAAGCCTCGGCCTTGGCACCTGCGCCGAACGCGTGGCCCTGGCCTCGGCCATTGCCGACGGCGAAAGAACAATCGTCGCCCTGGCCGTGTCCTGCGTGGATGCCCCGGCCGATTCACCTCCGGCGCAACGGATGCCCTGCGGCGCGTGCCTGCAATGGATTCAAGAACTTGCGCCCCAGGCCGAAATATTCATCCTGGGCGAAAACCAGTCATTTCAGATACATGACCTGCTGCCGGTGGCGTTTTCGTTGCGGGGTGAGTGA
- a CDS encoding DUF4390 domain-containing protein, giving the protein MTLNLFSASLLRADSISLTDLGVDNAQGSVSVGFSVVINEMAPLMEALQNGGQYEVRCSGKLYKRRLGFWDAFLSEAAYSCQISSKPIARECVVTDQRGSHTFDFAGLQDELNRFWSRLTLPMGSWDVIERGQAYRVVLTFSVTRTNVPGWVSKPLFFVSWDLVPEVVYVLDFDF; this is encoded by the coding sequence TTGACGTTGAATCTTTTTTCGGCGTCATTGCTGCGGGCAGACTCCATTTCGCTTACGGATCTTGGGGTGGACAATGCCCAGGGCTCTGTCTCCGTGGGTTTCAGCGTTGTGATCAATGAGATGGCCCCCCTGATGGAGGCCTTGCAGAACGGCGGGCAGTACGAGGTGCGATGTTCCGGCAAGCTTTATAAACGCCGTCTGGGTTTCTGGGACGCGTTTTTGAGCGAGGCCGCCTACTCCTGCCAGATTTCGAGCAAGCCCATTGCGCGAGAATGCGTGGTCACGGATCAGAGGGGCAGCCATACTTTTGATTTTGCGGGGTTGCAGGACGAATTGAACCGCTTCTGGTCGCGCCTGACCCTGCCCATGGGCAGCTGGGATGTCATTGAGCGCGGCCAGGCGTATCGCGTCGTGCTCACCTTCAGTGTCACGCGCACCAATGTGCCGGGGTGGGTCAGCAAGCCTCTCTTTTTTGTTAGCTGGGACCTGGTCCCCGAAGTGGTGTACGTTCTGGATTTTGATTTCTGA
- a CDS encoding ABC transporter permease has product MDANRSKLTFSLILIVGVLTVCPVVMLVIGSFSEGLTAFGSFTLQKYVEAYTDPALAEIILNTVIFVLGSSTLATVLALFLSYLNNRTDIPCKFMFRIISIIPMMIPHILFSVSWALLLNPSNGLINLVLKQVFFLDHAPLNIYSLWGMILVEGLLDLPIAYLIIAPAMASFDVALEESSKVCGASPLRTLFRVTLPVLRPAILAAFILGVVRSLASFAVPSVIGMPGRVYVLATHLYQMIATGFSVDYGKAAAIGMSVLAASVTLILVYRALTSESEKYVTISSRGYRPTVIPLKGARIPLFAVVALLSFVLIVLPVVVLFYTSLVPYSMVPSARAFSLMSWKHWIEVLKDPISLLSLKNSLMLGLGGATLGVILSVFVAYTIVKVRTRAAGILESLSFLSFSFPGIVIGMGFMWFFVRTPLYATIWALLIGYIATYLPYGIRPLASAFVQVHSHLEESSLVCGASRMTTMRRIIIPLLVPGMVSGWILMATMFVRELTLSVVLSRPGTEVLAVQILRFAEDGLWGRLSALGIMMIFISTILVILANLVGARFKPMEGGG; this is encoded by the coding sequence ATGGACGCCAATCGATCGAAACTGACGTTTTCCCTGATTCTCATTGTGGGAGTATTGACCGTCTGTCCCGTGGTCATGCTCGTCATCGGCAGTTTTTCCGAAGGCCTGACCGCTTTCGGAAGCTTCACCCTGCAGAAATATGTCGAGGCCTACACCGATCCGGCTCTGGCAGAAATCATCCTCAACACCGTGATTTTCGTTCTGGGCTCGTCGACCCTGGCCACGGTCTTGGCCCTGTTTCTGTCGTATCTGAACAACCGCACGGACATTCCCTGCAAGTTCATGTTCCGGATCATCTCCATCATTCCCATGATGATTCCGCACATTCTCTTTTCCGTGAGCTGGGCGCTGCTCTTGAACCCTTCCAACGGGCTCATCAACCTGGTGCTCAAGCAGGTCTTTTTTCTCGATCATGCGCCGCTCAACATCTATTCCCTGTGGGGCATGATTCTGGTCGAGGGCCTGCTCGACCTGCCCATCGCCTATCTCATCATCGCCCCGGCCATGGCTTCCTTCGACGTGGCCCTGGAAGAGTCATCCAAGGTTTGCGGGGCCAGCCCCTTGAGAACCCTTTTTCGCGTCACCCTGCCGGTGCTTCGTCCGGCCATCCTGGCCGCGTTCATCCTGGGCGTGGTGCGCAGCCTGGCTTCCTTCGCCGTGCCGTCGGTCATCGGCATGCCCGGCCGGGTCTACGTCCTGGCCACCCATCTGTACCAGATGATCGCCACGGGGTTTTCCGTGGACTACGGCAAGGCGGCGGCCATCGGCATGAGCGTTCTGGCCGCGTCCGTCACGCTCATCCTGGTTTATCGGGCATTGACGAGCGAGAGTGAAAAATATGTGACCATTTCCAGCCGGGGCTACCGGCCCACGGTCATTCCCCTCAAGGGAGCGCGGATTCCCCTCTTCGCCGTGGTGGCCCTGCTTTCGTTCGTGCTCATCGTCCTGCCGGTGGTGGTGCTCTTCTATACGTCCCTGGTCCCGTACTCCATGGTTCCCAGCGCCCGCGCCTTTTCGCTTATGAGCTGGAAGCATTGGATCGAGGTCCTCAAAGATCCCATCTCCCTGCTGTCGCTCAAGAACAGCCTGATGCTCGGGCTTGGAGGAGCCACGCTGGGAGTGATCCTTTCGGTCTTCGTGGCCTACACCATCGTCAAGGTCCGGACCCGGGCCGCCGGCATCCTTGAATCGCTCAGTTTTCTGTCCTTTTCCTTTCCCGGCATCGTCATCGGCATGGGGTTCATGTGGTTTTTCGTGCGCACTCCGCTCTATGCCACCATCTGGGCGCTGCTCATCGGCTACATCGCCACCTATCTGCCTTACGGCATCCGGCCCCTGGCCAGCGCCTTCGTCCAGGTGCACAGCCATCTGGAGGAATCGTCCCTGGTCTGCGGTGCCAGCCGCATGACGACCATGCGCCGCATCATCATTCCGTTGCTGGTGCCGGGCATGGTTTCGGGGTGGATTCTCATGGCTACGATGTTTGTGCGCGAACTGACCCTCTCGGTGGTGCTGTCCCGCCCCGGCACGGAGGTGCTGGCCGTGCAGATCCTGCGGTTCGCCGAGGACGGCCTGTGGGGCAGGCTTTCGGCCCTGGGGATCATGATGATATTCATCTCCACGATCCTGGTGATCCTGGCCAATCTGGTCGGGGCCAGATTCAAGCCAATGGAGGGCGGGGGATAG
- a CDS encoding sensor histidine kinase has translation MDKSSRHIPVQERTAHERRKRQREITLAFVGIFLIVILTWIELRLLGLNSYLFFALFNVNLILLILVLFLVLRNVIKLILDRRRRVLGSGLRSKLVLIFVTLSMVPTFIMFVLSTWFVQTSVDYWFQAQVETSMDQALSVGQDFYAAAESGLEIKALGILAHLRERKLDFNAKGADAALRQKSREYRLNLSGVITRAMQQKNWDADPVWNDVWPRIRDEVPFAELGKDFKYWATLWPHPDSDLVVGVMSVDEAGSAFLVVGAEVGPGFLDRLEQIAQGVGEYKQLRSLKYPLKMTLYMVLGLMTMLIFLGATWFGFRLARELSAPIQALAAGTQRIAQGDLSVRLVDESRDELGLLVQSFNSMAEDLEQSRAHLTRANLQLEEQYQTLIAKNHYVQAILENITAGVVSLDRSGRITTMNRAAEAILGLEAGALIGESALDLMGPAHRGLVQEVSQLLRSSPGSQWQRRLDLEARGETIKLLVNAVALMDSEGGDSGIVAVFENISELEKMQRLDAWKEVARRIAHEIKNPLTPIKLSAERLERKFGPVVADPVFTQCTGLIVKQVEHLQEMVREFSSFAKLPEVMLTAGRIEPLLQESISVFSSSHASIRWVLRTEEVPLVMLDREAMGRAIYNILLNAAEVLADQEDGRVETVLYARKRKGRIYIEISDNGPGIKPEEQSRMFEPYYSTKRSGTGLGLAIVKSIVSDHHGHIRVKPNEPAGTTFVIELPAARSEA, from the coding sequence ATGGACAAGTCATCCCGTCACATTCCTGTGCAGGAACGCACCGCCCATGAACGACGCAAGCGGCAACGGGAAATCACCCTGGCCTTTGTGGGCATCTTCCTCATCGTCATCCTGACCTGGATCGAGCTGCGCCTGCTGGGGCTCAATTCCTATCTTTTCTTCGCACTCTTCAACGTCAACCTGATTCTCCTCATTCTGGTCCTTTTTCTGGTCCTGCGCAATGTCATCAAGCTTATTCTGGACCGGCGAAGGCGGGTCCTGGGGTCGGGCCTGAGATCCAAGCTGGTCCTCATTTTCGTCACGCTGTCCATGGTCCCGACCTTTATCATGTTCGTCCTCTCGACCTGGTTTGTGCAGACATCCGTCGATTACTGGTTCCAGGCCCAGGTCGAGACGTCCATGGACCAGGCTTTAAGCGTGGGACAGGATTTTTATGCGGCCGCCGAATCCGGACTTGAGATCAAGGCGCTGGGCATTCTGGCACATTTGCGGGAACGCAAGCTGGATTTCAACGCCAAGGGGGCGGACGCGGCCCTGCGGCAAAAAAGCCGGGAATACAGGCTGAACCTGAGCGGCGTGATCACCAGGGCCATGCAGCAAAAAAACTGGGACGCCGATCCGGTCTGGAACGATGTCTGGCCCCGGATCAGGGACGAGGTCCCTTTTGCGGAGCTTGGCAAGGATTTTAAGTATTGGGCCACCCTTTGGCCGCATCCGGATTCGGATCTGGTGGTCGGCGTAATGTCCGTGGACGAGGCCGGGTCGGCCTTTCTTGTCGTGGGCGCGGAAGTGGGACCCGGCTTTCTGGACCGCCTGGAGCAGATCGCCCAGGGCGTGGGTGAGTACAAGCAGCTCCGAAGCCTCAAATATCCTCTGAAAATGACACTTTACATGGTTCTTGGGCTCATGACCATGCTCATCTTTCTCGGCGCGACCTGGTTTGGCTTTCGCCTGGCCAGGGAACTCAGTGCTCCGATCCAGGCGTTGGCGGCGGGGACCCAGCGCATCGCCCAGGGTGACCTTTCGGTGCGGCTCGTGGACGAATCCCGCGACGAGCTTGGTCTTCTGGTCCAGTCCTTCAACAGCATGGCCGAGGATCTGGAGCAGAGCCGCGCGCATCTGACCCGCGCCAACCTGCAACTCGAAGAGCAGTATCAGACCCTTATCGCCAAGAATCATTACGTGCAGGCCATTTTGGAGAATATCACCGCGGGCGTGGTCTCCCTTGACCGAAGCGGGCGGATCACGACCATGAACCGCGCGGCCGAGGCCATTCTCGGCCTGGAAGCCGGAGCGCTTATCGGTGAATCCGCTCTTGACCTGATGGGCCCCGCCCATCGCGGTCTGGTGCAGGAGGTCAGCCAGCTGCTGCGTAGCAGTCCCGGCTCCCAGTGGCAGCGCAGGCTTGATCTGGAGGCCCGCGGCGAGACGATCAAGCTGCTGGTCAACGCGGTGGCGCTGATGGACAGCGAGGGCGGCGACAGCGGTATTGTCGCGGTGTTCGAAAATATTTCAGAACTTGAAAAGATGCAGCGCCTTGACGCCTGGAAGGAAGTGGCCCGGCGCATCGCTCACGAGATCAAGAATCCGCTCACGCCCATAAAGCTTTCGGCCGAGCGCCTGGAACGCAAGTTCGGGCCCGTGGTGGCGGACCCCGTCTTTACCCAGTGCACGGGGCTCATCGTCAAGCAGGTCGAACACTTGCAGGAGATGGTGCGGGAGTTCTCAAGCTTTGCCAAATTGCCCGAGGTGATGCTGACGGCTGGCCGCATCGAGCCCCTGCTGCAGGAGTCCATCTCCGTTTTTTCAAGCAGCCATGCCTCCATCCGCTGGGTGCTGCGGACCGAGGAGGTGCCTCTGGTCATGCTTGACCGTGAAGCCATGGGCCGCGCCATCTACAACATCCTGCTCAACGCGGCCGAGGTATTGGCGGACCAGGAGGACGGCCGGGTCGAAACCGTCCTCTATGCGCGCAAGCGCAAGGGCCGGATCTATATTGAAATCAGCGACAACGGCCCCGGTATCAAGCCCGAGGAGCAGTCGCGCATGTTCGAGCCCTACTATTCGACCAAGCGCAGCGGCACCGGCCTTGGCCTGGCCATCGTCAAATCCATCGTCAGCGACCATCACGGGCATATCCGGGTCAAACCCAACGAACCGGCCGGGACCACTTTTGTCATAGAACTTCCAGCCGCCCGCAGCGAGGCATGA
- a CDS encoding ABC transporter ATP-binding protein, with protein MEIRIQGVSKHYFSEGKTIKALDDVTLTIPANQIFTLLGPSGCGKTTLLRCIVGLESPDSGEISIGDEVVWSKDKGIYVPTEERGLGMVFQTYAIWPHMNVFDNVAYPLQTRNVPRDVIRRKVEKTLHFVQLEGFEKRPATKLSGGQQQRVALARALVAEPKVILFDEPLSNLDAKLREETRKELRTFLTELSITAVYVTHDRIEALALSDSIAVMRAGRIIEIGSPQKIYFDADHRFVADFIGRANLIPAKVVQQTENATVVESPLGVITCQKRDLAVGATVTLCLRPEFIRVAPGSGEEGANVVQGKVETLVFIGEAFEMEIRAGGELLLAKVDADTRTQVGDTLHFTLDPAHCLLVAV; from the coding sequence ATGGAGATCCGAATCCAAGGCGTCAGCAAGCATTATTTTTCCGAAGGCAAGACCATAAAGGCCCTGGATGACGTCACCCTGACCATCCCGGCCAACCAGATCTTCACGCTGCTCGGTCCGAGCGGGTGCGGCAAGACCACGCTGCTCCGGTGCATCGTGGGCCTTGAATCGCCCGATAGTGGAGAGATCAGCATTGGCGACGAGGTGGTCTGGTCCAAGGACAAGGGCATCTACGTGCCCACGGAAGAGCGGGGCCTGGGCATGGTTTTTCAGACCTACGCCATCTGGCCGCACATGAATGTTTTCGACAACGTGGCTTATCCGCTGCAAACCCGGAACGTGCCTCGGGATGTCATCCGCCGCAAAGTCGAGAAGACCCTGCACTTCGTGCAATTGGAAGGCTTCGAGAAGCGCCCGGCCACCAAACTTTCCGGCGGCCAGCAGCAGCGCGTGGCCCTGGCCCGGGCCTTGGTGGCGGAGCCCAAGGTCATCCTTTTCGACGAGCCGCTCAGCAACCTGGATGCCAAGCTGCGCGAGGAGACGCGCAAGGAGCTGCGGACCTTTCTGACCGAGCTGTCCATCACGGCGGTGTACGTGACCCATGACCGCATCGAGGCCCTGGCTCTGTCCGACTCCATCGCGGTCATGCGCGCGGGGCGGATCATCGAGATCGGTTCGCCGCAGAAAATCTACTTCGACGCGGACCACCGCTTCGTGGCCGACTTCATCGGTCGGGCGAACCTGATCCCGGCCAAGGTCGTGCAGCAGACCGAAAACGCCACCGTGGTCGAGAGTCCCCTTGGGGTCATCACTTGCCAGAAGCGCGATTTGGCCGTGGGCGCGACGGTGACCCTGTGCCTGCGTCCGGAATTCATCCGCGTGGCTCCGGGCAGCGGCGAGGAGGGAGCGAATGTGGTCCAGGGCAAGGTCGAGACCCTGGTCTTTATCGGCGAAGCCTTTGAGATGGAGATACGGGCCGGTGGCGAACTGCTGCTGGCCAAGGTCGATGCCGACACCCGCACCCAGGTCGGGGACACGCTGCACTTCACCCTTGATCCCGCCCATTGCCTGCTGGTCGCGGTCTAG
- a CDS encoding lactate utilization protein encodes MDEPTRKFRQMTAERLIAHFKKRRMHGSYVETAGQARELVLSMIKGPCSVIRCGSESVGSLGLWPKIAALPEVDLIDPYVAGLTPQEGDERRRRGLTADIMVTSCNAVTLDGRLINLDGTGNRVAAMIFGPRKVILVVGMNKIVSDLDSAMDRVRDFAAPMNNLRLSALNPAHEPPCTKDGRCHRCASPQKICNAWSIIEGQRDEGRIHVVLVGEDLGY; translated from the coding sequence ATGGACGAACCGACACGAAAATTCCGGCAAATGACCGCCGAACGACTCATCGCGCACTTCAAGAAACGCCGCATGCACGGCAGCTACGTCGAAACAGCCGGACAGGCCCGCGAACTCGTACTGTCCATGATAAAGGGGCCGTGTTCCGTCATCCGCTGCGGCTCCGAATCCGTAGGTTCCCTCGGGCTCTGGCCGAAGATCGCCGCCCTGCCCGAAGTCGACCTGATCGACCCGTACGTAGCGGGACTGACGCCCCAGGAAGGGGACGAACGCCGCCGCCGGGGCCTGACCGCCGACATCATGGTCACCAGCTGCAACGCCGTGACCCTGGACGGCCGACTGATCAACCTGGACGGCACGGGCAACCGCGTCGCGGCCATGATCTTCGGACCCCGGAAGGTCATCCTGGTGGTGGGCATGAACAAGATCGTCAGCGACCTGGACTCGGCCATGGACCGGGTGCGCGATTTCGCCGCGCCCATGAACAACCTGCGCCTGAGCGCCCTGAACCCGGCCCACGAGCCCCCCTGCACCAAGGACGGACGCTGCCACCGCTGCGCGAGCCCACAGAAAATCTGCAACGCCTGGAGCATCATCGAAGGCCAGCGCGACGAAGGCCGAATCCATGTGGTGCTGGTCGGGGAAGATTTGGGGTATTGA
- a CDS encoding amidase produces the protein MAQTTHINAVHRISEYSTASPDALQSLVHEHMRLARSVDPTLHILAARIDEQAAQRRIEDLFTQYPDPARRPPLFGVPVGVKDIFRIDGASIRCGSLLPPVFFAGEEARCVRMLRDAGAIIFAQTATTEFAYFEPAATRNPHNPAHTPGGSSSGSAAGVAAGFFPLALGTQTVGSIVRPAAFCGVVGMKPSLGKIPTAGVVHFSPTVDHVGFFCRQVADIPPVMAAFDPHWTTGGSLGQVRLGLPVGKYLNQLPAETMAWFEGVVATLEAEGFEVLRVPCLDDIEEIAARHRDLIAAEFALEQEAWFTDYAHLYRPATRDIIQKGRTIPEARLAEIRESCAALRRELCAVMDGHGLDLWICPSTLGEAPAGLGGTGSPAMNLPWTHAGLPVISLPCGRGGRGLPLGLQCIGRFGEDARLAGAVLNLETRLRARGLE, from the coding sequence ATGGCCCAGACGACACACATCAATGCGGTTCACCGCATTTCCGAATACAGCACGGCCTCGCCGGACGCGCTGCAAAGCCTTGTTCACGAGCATATGCGCCTGGCGCGCTCCGTGGATCCAACGCTCCATATTCTTGCCGCGCGTATCGACGAGCAGGCCGCGCAGCGCCGGATCGAGGACCTTTTCACGCAATATCCCGATCCGGCGCGCAGGCCGCCGCTCTTCGGCGTGCCGGTCGGGGTCAAGGACATCTTCAGGATCGACGGGGCGTCCATCCGCTGCGGATCGCTGCTGCCGCCCGTTTTTTTTGCAGGAGAGGAGGCCCGCTGCGTTCGGATGTTGCGCGACGCCGGGGCGATCATTTTCGCCCAGACCGCCACCACGGAGTTCGCCTATTTCGAGCCCGCCGCGACCAGGAATCCGCATAATCCGGCCCACACCCCCGGCGGGTCGAGCAGCGGCTCCGCCGCCGGGGTGGCGGCGGGATTTTTCCCCTTGGCCCTGGGCACCCAGACCGTCGGGTCCATCGTGCGCCCGGCCGCTTTTTGCGGGGTGGTGGGCATGAAGCCTTCGCTCGGAAAGATTCCCACGGCAGGAGTGGTCCATTTTTCACCCACCGTCGACCATGTCGGCTTTTTCTGCCGGCAGGTCGCGGACATCCCCCCAGTCATGGCGGCGTTCGACCCGCATTGGACCACGGGCGGGAGTCTTGGACAGGTTCGCCTCGGTCTGCCGGTAGGGAAGTATCTCAATCAGCTGCCGGCAGAGACCATGGCGTGGTTCGAGGGGGTTGTCGCAACCCTTGAAGCCGAAGGGTTCGAAGTGTTGCGGGTGCCGTGCCTGGACGATATCGAGGAGATCGCGGCCCGGCACCGGGATCTGATCGCGGCTGAATTCGCGTTGGAACAGGAGGCCTGGTTCACGGACTATGCCCATCTCTACCGTCCTGCGACCCGGGACATCATCCAGAAAGGGCGGACCATTCCTGAAGCGCGCCTTGCCGAAATCCGCGAGTCCTGCGCGGCGCTGCGCCGGGAGCTTTGCGCGGTCATGGACGGGCACGGCCTTGATTTGTGGATTTGTCCGTCCACCTTGGGCGAGGCTCCGGCGGGCCTGGGCGGCACCGGCAGTCCGGCCATGAACCTGCCCTGGACCCACGCGGGCCTGCCCGTGATTTCCCTGCCTTGCGGGCGGGGAGGAAGGGGCTTGCCGCTGGGCCTGCAATGCATCGGGCGGTTTGGCGAGGACGCCCGTCTGGCCGGCGCGGTTTTGAACCTTGAGACACGGCTGCGGGCAAGGGGGCTTGAATGA
- the sucD gene encoding succinate--CoA ligase subunit alpha, whose product MKLNEHNSKQLFHEAGIPVPLGALLGPGDEPAPSFALPWVLKSQVLSGGRGKAGGIRMADTLEQVRTELAQIFSLTIKGEKVRLVRIEPKAAYTREIYLSITLDRQSRSFCITAGRFGGMDIESCDPQTLLIEHAAPDTGLAPFQIRNIFFHLRLPKELMKAFSSLLSNLFDCCLRHRLLLAEINPLVLTEDGQLLALDGKVEIDGHRVGIDPSLNRFFEAAHLSDEENRSREAALSYHRLDGYVGLMVNGAGLAMASMDILNYSGLEAANFLDLGGGADSTAMRTALDILFDDSRVEMVFINIFGGILSCHKVAESMLEALDGQEPRKPIVVRFAGNGSADGLSLLRKAALNGLHLCPDLTTARAALEKLKGYRPQATHKPLIAHSTAPLLPARPRETSTAFPLPENCRILVQGLTGKQGQLHCRLMQEYGANVVAGVTPGKGGSEVLGVPVFDTVREAAKAMPIDASIIFVPGAMAPDAVLEAAAAGIGWVVCITDGIPQLDMLRALERLKDSPTRVIGPNCPGLVMPGKTKIGIMPGDIFTPGPVAVFSRSGTLTYECVDRLTKAGIGQSVCVGIGGDPFVGTSFTDLCKLVRHDPDTKAVVILGEIGGKAEEELGQYMQESGFELPVFGFIAGRTAPPGKRLGHAGAILEKGAGGIEVKLQAMADSGFHLIDDLDQIAGAVAQVL is encoded by the coding sequence ATGAAGCTCAATGAACACAACAGCAAGCAGCTTTTCCATGAAGCCGGCATCCCCGTGCCCCTGGGCGCGCTTCTCGGCCCGGGAGACGAACCCGCTCCCTCTTTCGCGCTGCCCTGGGTGCTCAAGTCACAGGTTTTGAGCGGCGGCCGAGGCAAGGCTGGCGGCATCCGCATGGCGGACACCCTGGAACAGGTCCGCACCGAACTGGCCCAAATCTTTTCCCTGACCATCAAGGGAGAAAAGGTCAGGCTGGTGCGCATCGAGCCCAAAGCCGCCTACACCCGCGAAATCTATCTCTCCATCACCCTGGACCGTCAAAGCCGCTCGTTCTGCATCACCGCTGGCCGTTTCGGCGGGATGGACATCGAGTCCTGCGACCCGCAAACCCTGCTGATCGAACACGCCGCGCCCGACACCGGGCTGGCCCCTTTTCAGATCCGCAATATTTTCTTCCATCTGCGGCTGCCCAAAGAGCTGATGAAAGCCTTCTCCTCCCTGCTCTCGAACCTCTTCGACTGCTGCCTGCGCCATCGCCTGCTCCTGGCTGAAATCAACCCCCTGGTGCTGACCGAGGACGGCCAGCTTCTGGCGCTGGACGGTAAGGTCGAGATCGACGGGCACCGGGTCGGCATCGATCCGTCCCTGAACCGCTTCTTCGAGGCCGCGCACCTGAGCGACGAGGAAAACAGGTCCCGCGAGGCGGCCTTAAGCTACCACAGGCTCGACGGGTATGTCGGGCTCATGGTCAACGGCGCGGGCCTGGCCATGGCCAGCATGGACATCCTCAACTATTCGGGCCTGGAGGCCGCTAATTTCCTGGACCTTGGCGGCGGCGCGGACAGCACGGCCATGCGCACGGCCCTGGACATCCTCTTCGACGACTCCCGCGTGGAAATGGTTTTCATCAATATTTTCGGCGGTATCTTGTCCTGCCACAAGGTGGCCGAGTCCATGCTCGAAGCCTTGGACGGGCAGGAGCCGCGCAAGCCCATCGTGGTCCGCTTCGCGGGCAACGGCTCGGCCGACGGGCTTTCCCTGCTGCGCAAGGCCGCCCTGAACGGGCTGCATCTCTGCCCTGACCTGACCACGGCCCGCGCCGCCCTGGAAAAACTCAAAGGCTACCGCCCGCAGGCCACGCACAAACCCCTAATTGCCCACTCCACGGCTCCCCTGCTCCCGGCCCGGCCACGAGAGACCAGCACTGCCTTCCCCCTGCCCGAGAACTGCCGCATCCTGGTCCAGGGTTTGACCGGCAAGCAGGGACAGCTGCACTGCCGCCTGATGCAGGAGTACGGCGCGAATGTCGTGGCCGGGGTCACGCCCGGCAAGGGCGGAAGCGAGGTTCTGGGGGTACCGGTCTTTGACACCGTGCGCGAGGCCGCAAAAGCCATGCCCATTGATGCGTCCATCATCTTCGTGCCCGGAGCCATGGCCCCGGACGCCGTGCTGGAGGCGGCGGCGGCCGGAATCGGCTGGGTGGTGTGCATCACCGACGGCATCCCCCAGCTGGACATGTTGCGCGCCCTGGAGCGTCTGAAAGACAGTCCCACCCGGGTCATCGGCCCCAACTGCCCGGGCCTGGTCATGCCCGGCAAGACCAAGATCGGAATCATGCCCGGCGACATCTTCACGCCCGGCCCCGTGGCCGTGTTCTCGCGCAGCGGCACCCTGACCTACGAATGCGTGGACCGCCTGACCAAGGCCGGCATAGGGCAGTCCGTCTGCGTAGGCATCGGCGGCGATCCCTTTGTCGGCACGTCCTTCACGGACCTGTGCAAGCTGGTGCGCCACGACCCGGACACCAAAGCCGTGGTCATCCTGGGCGAGATCGGCGGTAAAGCCGAAGAGGAGCTGGGGCAGTACATGCAGGAAAGCGGGTTCGAACTGCCGGTCTTCGGCTTCATCGCCGGCCGCACGGCCCCTCCCGGCAAACGCCTTGGACACGCGGGCGCGATCCTGGAGAAAGGCGCGGGCGGCATCGAGGTCAAGCTCCAGGCCATGGCCGACTCCGGCTTCCACCTCATCGACGACCTGGACCAGATCGCGGGAGCGGTGGCGCAGGTACTTTAG